The Malassezia japonica chromosome 9, complete sequence genomic interval TGATGTTGTCAAAGAAGCCCGACTTTTTGTCGTAGAAGCTCGTAGGCGtctcggccgccggcggaaTGGCGTCCAgcttggccggcgccgcttGTGTCTTTTGGAAACGGGCGTTGGCGCTCTCAAAGTCGTAGTCGCCGACCGGGACCTTGTGTGCAACAGCACGgccaggcgcagcaccagGAACGGTCGGCTTttggcgctgctgcaccacCGCCTCTTGGACAGCGGGCTGCGCAAGAGCAGGCTGCGGCTCGGCCGTGGGCGCAGGCTTGGCGTCCGGCTTgggctcggccttgggctGCACCGGCTCCTTGGCCTTTTCCGCCTTGGGCGCGGTGGGCTTTGCATCGACCTGGAGCGACGCAAGGTCCGCCTGCACTTTTGCGACGtccgcctgcggcgcgggcgtcggcgccgcagcgggcGCCGGAGCATCGGTCTGCTTCGCGATGCTCGGCGAAGCCTCCGGCTGCGGCAtaggcggcggcggcataCCCTGCATgtggggcggcggcataCCGAACGGTGCGCCTTGGGGACCGGGAGGGGGCATGCCCATCATGCCGGGCTGCATGTAGGGGTTGTACGCAAAGCCCTCGGGCGGCATGCCGTACATGTTCGGCGGGTACATGGGTCCGTACGGGCTCATGTGCGGGGGCATATGCGGGGGCATGCCAGGCGGGGGCATGCCCTGCATAGGCAGTCCCGGCGCCGGGGAGTGCGCAGGAAGTGGCTGGTGTTAGTCTGCTCACAAGACCAGGTGAGATCAGTAGGAAGGCAGCGGAACTATCCACATGAAAAAAGCGCTCTCGGATAGTCGGGATCAGAGATCCACTTTACATCCGAATGCTTTCGTCCTCTCACCAACTGGCTGGATACGTACCGATTGCTCCGACGCGGTCACCACCGGGTCCGGCTCCGTCTTGCCCGGCGAAGGgtcgtcgatgcgcaggtcgacgacgtcggccgcgcgaaAGACAATATAATCATACACCTTATCATTTCCAGGGACTTCGTCCTGCGGCTGGCCTGCAGCCGCACAGCGGCCCTCGGTGCCCCACGATCGCACTGGATAAGTAAAGACCACCTACCCTTTTCCAAAGCCAGCGTggcctgcgcagcgtcgatATTCGACAGCACACCCTGGTAACGCATGTTCGACCTCGACGTCAGCGAGATCAGAGCGCCGATAAACGACGCGGCAGAGTCATCCTGACCGGCCCCCGACATGATGTCCTTCGCGGCGAGGGCGTCGAGGAAGAGCGAAACCCCGCGCAGGCCCGAAGAAAAGTCACGTGAAGTGGAGGCTATCTAGCTGCGGCCGGTCTCGTCACGGACCTCGGTAGAGCTAAAGTTGAGGATGCCCGCCTGATCGAGCTCCTGGAccgcgacctcggcctTCTCGACGGGCATCTTGCCGAGAGCAGCATTCACGCGATCGAGGCTCTTGGTtttgagcgcctcgcggaagTCCTCGTCAAAGCCGTTGAAAATTTCCcagcggcgctgcagccaCGCACGGACCTGGCCGACGTCCATCGTCTCGGCGCCCTCGCCCTCGATCGTAATGTCCTCGGGGGGCGGTCCGTCGGGAATATCGAAAGAAATGACCGTGTTGGGGTCCTCGGCCATGAGCTGGATCTGCTCGGCACCTTCGCCGTCGTCCTTGTACTGCTTCGCCAGGGTATCGGCACGCGACGCAATGCGGTCATAGGTAGCCAGAACGTCGTTCAAAAAGACAGAggctgcgcggccgtcgggcgAGAGCATCCGCTTGAAAAAGAGGCTCACAccgtcgcggccgagctTGTTGCAGTACTgcaccagcagcgccttCTCGGTGCACAGACGTGCGAGCGCTTTTTGGCCGGCCATTTGCGATTCAAAGGCCTGCATCAGTAGGGCGTCCGATGCGCCGTACGACTCATCCAGCAGCTCTTTGTGCGAGCCGAGGTACTGGAACGTCTCCTGGAACGCTTCCAGCTTGAGCTGCTTGGCGGGGTTGAAGCCTTCGGGGAAGGCCTTGGTAGCGAAGGGAACACcggccagcgccgaggGAAGGCTCGCAAACGTCTTCATCACCGGCGTGACGGTCGGCACCTCTTCGTCCTCTGCGTCCGAGTCGTTGCCGCTCTTGGGGGGGGCACTGCTGTGGGACGCGCCGGGGTTCAGCGTCTCGATCTGTTGCGTCGTCTTTTTCGCGGGCGGCTTTTGCacaggcgcctcgggcttggCCACATGCTGGGTCAGTTAGGGTACGTACGCCGCTGTCCCATCCGTCGTGAAGACTGTCGCTCGTAATCTTGCGcttgtcctcctcgtccatctCCTTGAGCTTGGCGTGCACCGTTTgttggcgctcggcaaggcgctTCATGTGGCTttcgagcgtcgcgacaAGCACATCGCCAAGCTCGGGCGAGTTTGCCTTCTCCTTCACCTTGTCCTCCTGATTGATCTGGAGGAGGAGCGAGAGGAGCatgtcgtcgagcgtcgggCCGTCAGGGCCGTCCTTGTTGCCGCGTTCGGCACGGCCCGCAACCAGGCGTGCAAGCTCTCGCTGATAAAAGCTCGCGCcctcgctgcgcgtgctgctCACGAGCCGCGTGAGCTCGGGAGTCAAGTCGGTGTTCGTGCGctcctccgcctcgagctgcgacCGCTCAATCTTGCGCATTTCGCGCTTTTCGTGGATATCACGCTGCTTCCATTTGATAAACGAGTTCTTGTCCACGTTCGGGTGCACCTCAATGTCCGAGTCGTCGGACAGCTCGAGGTTATCCCACTTGGAGTAGTCCAACTTGCCCATGGTGGCGCGTTGGCAAGCCTCCACACTTTCCACGTGGAGCACGGGCCTGACGTAATGCAAAGCAGCATGGGCCATGCCCCACAAGTGGTGGGGCCAACATTCGTGTGGGATGCGGCCCAGCGTGGTGGTGATTCTTTTGGCAAGCTACGAATGTGATATAAACAGGTTTATCTGGCATTCTTGGTAACTAGTTCCGTTGGCGCCAGCTTAGTTCAGCTGTTTGATTTCGCGCTCCACGGCCTCAatgagcgcctgctggtGGTGGTCGGTGCCGACGCTCTCACGGACCTTGCCGTCCTCGTTCACCTTGGAGAGGATGCGGTGGATAGCGTCATCGTCGAACGAGCCAGCCGAGTCGCCCTTGTCGTGGTACTTGTcgtggccggcggcgaggcgctcaatGTGGCGCTGGTAACCGGTAACGCCCTGCTCTTTGATGTCGCggacgacctgctcgagctggggGAGGATAGCCTTGCGGGTGCTCTCGTCAATCTGAACCATGATGTACTGAGCGAAACGGGGTGCGGGCCCGGGGAGGTGAGTTTGTGCTACTGTACCACGTGGCTTTCGGCACGATgtccgacgcgccgcaggcacTGTATGCGGCCGTGTCGTACAAGAAGGTGCCTggcacgctcgtgctcggcgctgaTGGGCTCCTGAAATGGCAGCCGTCGAGCAGTTCGTCGAGCGTTCCGGGCTTCAGCGTGCAGGACACGCACCTGAAAGGCCTCAAAGTCTCGAAaccgggcgcagcgcaaaccgcgctgcgcctcgaggcagAGTCGGGGCACACGATTAATGGCgagagcgcggcgatgctTACGTTTAACGCCGAGCAGGATGTGGCCGtggctgcgcgcgagcagtttaaagagcgcctcgccgcggcgatcgcgcgtgcgcgcactTCGCAAGaggagcgcagcagcacgccagccgacacgccgcgcacgccgcacggcACGGGCACGCCCGAGATTCCCGAGGTGAAGCTTCGTGGACAGGTGCTGCTCGCGTATCCTAgcctgcttgcgctgcacaaAGAAGTGGTCGGCTCGGAAATTTTGTCAGATGCCGACTTTTGGGCGCATCccacacgcgccgcgctcctgcgtTCCGAGCGTGCAAAgatgcagcagcgccagggCCGCAGTGCTCAGCTCGCGGACCCCAAGCCGACGCAGGGCGAGTCGGGCGAGATGAAAATCAACATTACCCCGCAGCTCATCCGCGAGCTGTTTGAACAATACCCCGTGCTGACACGCGCCTACAACGAGAATGTGCCGGAAAAGCTCAACGAAAGCACGTTCTGGGCGCGCTACTTTCAGTCGAAACTATACCATCGCCTGCGCACCTcgcagcgctcggccgcgtcggaGCAGACGCTGCGTGACGACCCTATTTTCGACCAGTACCTCGAAGAGGAAGACGACGGGATCGAGCCACGCACGCCCCACAACCCCCACGACGCACTGCTCGATCTGCAGTCTACCGCTGAGGACCACGGCGAGACAGGCAATGTCCAGGACTGGACGATGCGTGCGGGCTTTGACCGGCGCACGCTTCCTCTTGTGCGCCGCTTTAACAACCATGCCAGCTCGCTCCTGCgctcgtccttgggcgAGCTGACcgacgaggatgcgcgccgtgtgcgccgcaagacGGGCGGTGTGGACGAAGAGTACGCCAAGGATACCGGAAAGTACTATGAGCAAATTGTCATGGACGACCTGAACGAGCACCGagagcgcggcggacgccgcctcgagatCCACGACCAAAAAGCGTACTTCGAGGCGGGCGCGGAGGATGCGGCGATGCAAGATATAAGTGCGCCCGATGCCAAGGCCACTGCAGCGCGCTTCGACgggcagctgcagcagtgGAAGCTCGACATTCGTACGTTTGAGCCGCCCGGCGAGACGATGCGCGTCTCTCTCGACGATATGCTCGACAACATGGAGCAGCAAAAAGAGCAGCACCCCGGCAACACGCTTGCAGAGCTTCCCGGTGATGTACACAAGCAGCTCATCTCGTGCCATGCGGCTACCGACGAGTTTCTGCAGCAGTTTTGGCAGTCGatctcgccgtcgctcgagggccgcggcggtaccgcgccgacgctcccCGAGCGTGCCAGGAAAGCAAAGCAGATGCTCCAGGTCCTTGCACGGACGGATGCGCGTATGGAGAGCATTGCCGACGCTGCCGATGCGGTGCTCCCTGGCACAGGGCGTGCGTGTGTCGAAGCGGCGTTTAGCGCTACGCGCCAAGCCGTAGCCCGGGCGATGGCCTATGGAAATAGTCGCTAAGCATTGCGCatcgcctcctcgagcttgcgcttgTTCGTCTCGACAATCACGCGCTTGTACTCGGACACGCTGCCGTTGAACTTGTACACGGTGCCGTTCTCGCACACCCACATTTCCTTCAGGCAGCTGTTGATGAAGCGCTCGTCGTGACTGATTACAATCACGCCGCCGTTCCAGCGGTTGATGGCGTCGatgagcgcgtcgagcgcctcgataTCCAAGTGGTTGgtcggctcgtcgagcagcaaaACGTGCGGCTTCATGAGACTCAGCTGCGCAAACGCGACGCGGCTCTTTTGACCACCACTGAGCGTCGCAATCTTTTGCAGGCCCGTCGTGCCGGTGATGCCAAACGAGCCGAGGTGCTGGCGGTACTCCTGCTCCGTGCGGCCCGggaagcgcgccgcgaggaaTGCCACAGGGTTCACCGACAGGTCTAGCTGGTCGATGTGGTGCTGAGAGAAGAAGCcgatgcgcaggcgcgagTTGCGCTTCGCATCACCTTCGATCGGGTTGATCTGGTTGATGAGCAGCTTCATCAGCGTCGACTTGCCTGCACCGTTGCTGCCAacgagcgcgatgcggctATCCATCGTGACGTCAAAGTTGATGTTGCGCAGGAGGATGCGGTCGCGCGAGTAGCCAAAGGTGACAttgtcgagctgcagcagcggaGGACTGATCTTGTCGGTCTCGGGGAGCGTAAagtgctcgccgacctcCTTCTCTggcggctcgagctcgggcaggcgctcgagctccttgatACGGctctgcgcctgcgcggcgcggttCGCATTGTAGCGCCAGCGGTCGATAAAGGCCTGGaggtgcgcgcgcttctGCTGGTTCGCTTCGTACTCGCGCATCTGGttcttgcggcgctcgtcgcgcgtctcgtaGAATTGGTCAAAGTCACCCTTGTAGtagtcgaggcgctccgaGTGCATGTGCACAATATCCGTCGCCACCTGGTTGAGAAAGGCGCGGTCGTGCGACACGACAAGCAGCGTGCCCTTCCACTCGTTCACGAGGTAGTCCTCGAGCCACGCAATCGCGTTCAAGTCAAGCATATTCgacggctcgtcgagcatcAAAAGGTCGGGCTGGCAGaagagcgcacgcgccagcgcaagACGCATGCGCCAACCACCACTGAAGTGCTTGGTCGGCTTTTGCTGATCCGCGCCGACAATACCGAGACCGTTGAGGAGCGCGGCAGCACGGCTGGGGCCGGTCTCGGCCTCCATCTCGATGAGCTTCGCCTggacgtcgccgaggcgcgccgacagctcgtcgcgctggtGCTCACGCTGCCGCGTCGGCAGGTCGAcggccgagccgcgcgagaGCGCATTGTTGTCCTGGCtcgcctcgtgcgccgcctccttggcggcctgcgcggcatCTTCGAGGGCCTGCAGCTCGGTATTCAGGCGCCCCTCCTCCTCCAAGAGGCGCTCACGCCAGACATCGGCCttgagcaccgcgtcgacggccgACGTCTCGTCACCCGTAATCTCCTGTTCGACGTACAGGAGCGAGATGTTGGTCGGGatcggcacgtcgcgcatcgccatgtggcgcaggagcgtACTCTTACCCACACCGTTGCGTCCGACCAAGCCGTAGCGGCGGCCATAGGCCATGGTAAGCTCGGCGTTGCTCAGAATACGGTTGCTGCCGAACGACACGTCGATATTCGGCAGGTGGATATCTTTGTTCTTGCCCTTtgccgcgccggtgctgATCGACTCGAGGGGGTTCACTTTGAGGTACATTTCCTCGTACGACGCCATCTTTTTCGCCGTCTCGACCAGCTTGCTCGACTGGTAgaggtcgcgctgctcgcgcttcgCGAGCTTTGCGCGCGTCTTAGCCTcttggcgctcgaggcgcttcaCGTCGACCGTAGTGCGGTTGCGGTcgctgcggccgagcgcaaggtccATGCCGCCCGCCCCGGCGTCGtaccgcgacgtgctgctcATCGCACTGTCGCGCATATCAATGACCTTGTCCAGACGCGTAAGGCCACGGCGCTCTGCATCGTGCAcgggctcgcgctcggcgaccaaGGCGCTCAGCTTCTCCAGGAGCGCCGGAAGCGCACTGCGGGCTTTCGACGAGGCCGGCTCGCTCAGCACCGCCGACTCGAGCATCGGCTGCACGACGTCGTCCATGATCGAAACAGTATCATCCTCGCCGGCATCCTGCACATACTGGTCGAGGTACGTGACAATGGGCTCGTCCAGCGACGGAAGCGCCTCTCGCAGTAGCGCGGCCGCCATCGTGTCAGAAGGATTTTCGAATTAGTCAGCTaggtgccgagcgaggctacgagcggctcgaggccgtcgactgcgcggcgctcgacgcggaggccggcgcgcgtgcgctgcaggtcgcgcagcacggaAGCTACAGCAGGGTCCATATCGTCGAGCACAGGGCCCGCGTCCGTACCCGCGACGCCAGGATGGTCCGCGCCGCAGAGCAGCGGGCCGACGCTGAGCTCGGACCACTCGGACCAGATCGCACacacgtcgctcggcgcgtacacgcgctcgtccgGTGCGCTGAGCGAGTCGGGGTGCAGGAAAAGAAGAAAGAGGGCGTCGTAGCCGCCGGCTGCATAAGTAGAAGCACGTACCtcccggcacgccgccgccgagaaTGCCGTTTGCGTCGCGGATCGTcgtgtcgagcaggcgcgacATTTCCATCGGCTcgacgggcgcgccggcgcgtacgccgagctcgcgcatgcCTCCGCGCACAGAGCGCATCGAGTTGCGCACATCGATAAACATGTCGGCCGTCAGCGAGGGGTGCTCTTTCCGGTACGCGTCCCATtccgacgaggagcgctgGGCGAGCGCAGTGAGCACGCGTGCGTATTCGTGCTTGTCGCGCGCACACGCAAcgtgcaggccgaggaggccaTCGGCGAGCGACTGGTTCGCCGCTGCAATCACGCGGTAGAGCTGTGCGGCTGGGTCAGTAGGGATACGTACCCCACTCGGGCTTGTTCTTACGGAACGCGCTCACTTGG includes:
- a CDS encoding uncharacterized protein (EggNog:ENOG503NY1Q; COG:U) codes for the protein MSGAGQDDSAASFIGALISLTSRSNMRYQGVLSNIDAAQATLALEKGQPQDEVPGNDKVYDYIVFRAADVVDLRIDDPSPGKTEPDPVVTASEQSPLPAHSPAPGLPMQGMPPPGMPPHMPPHMSPYGPMYPPNMYGMPPEGFAYNPYMQPGMMGMPPPGPQGAPFGMPPPHMQGMPPPPMPQPEASPSIAKQTDAPAPAAAPTPAPQADVAKVQADLASLQVDAKPTAPKAEKAKEPVQPKAEPKPDAKPAPTAEPQPALAQPAVQEAVVQQRQKPTVPGAAPGRAVAHKVPVGDYDFESANARFQKTQAAPAKLDAIPPAAETPTSFYDKKSGFFDNISSEVKDRHERRGPNTEAGAPRERFVDEQARNMQTFGDNAAGYRGAGRGRGRSGRGRRGRGRGRGGGSKPEWAD
- the CDC37 gene encoding hsp90 co-chaperone Cdc37 (BUSCO:EOG09262SMG; COG:D; EggNog:ENOG503NVWJ), with translation MGKLDYSKWDNLELSDDSDIEVHPNVDKNSFIKWKQRDIHEKREMRKIERSQLEAEERTNTDLTPELTRLVSSTRSEGASFYQRELARLVAGRAERGNKDGPDGPTLDDMLLSLLLQINQEDKVKEKANSPELGDVLVATLESHMKRLAERQQTVHAKLKEMDEEDKRKITSDSLHDGWDSGHVAKPEAPVQKPPAKKTTQQIETLNPGASHSSAPPKSGNDSDAEDEEVPTVTPVMKTFASLPSALAGVPFATKAFPEGFNPAKQLKLEAFQETFQYLGSHKELLDESYGASDALLMQAFESQMAGQKALARLCTEKALLVQYCNKLGRDGVSLFFKRMLSPDGRAASVFLNDVLATYDRIASRADTLAKQYKDDGEGAEQIQLMAEDPNTVISFDIPDGPPPEDITIEGEGAETMDVGQVRAWLQRRWEIFNGFDEDFREALKTKSLDRVNAALGKMPVEKAEVAVQELDQAGILNFSSTEVRDETGRS
- the TFB1 gene encoding RNA polymerase II transcription factor B subunit 1 (COG:J; EggNog:ENOG503NXQD; BUSCO:EOG0926315C), producing MSDAPQALYAAVSYKKVPGTLVLGADGLLKWQPSSSSSSVPGFSVQDTHLKGLKVSKPGAAQTALRLEAESGHTINGESAAMLTFNAEQDVAVAAREQFKERLAAAIARARTSQEERSSTPADTPRTPHGTGTPEIPEVKLRGQVLLAYPSLLALHKEVVGSEILSDADFWAHPTRAALLRSERAKMQQRQGRSAQLADPKPTQGESGEMKINITPQLIRELFEQYPVLTRAYNENVPEKLNESTFWARYFQSKLYHRLRTSQRSAASEQTLRDDPIFDQYLEEEDDGIEPRTPHNPHDALLDLQSTAEDHGETGNVQDWTMRAGFDRRTLPLVRRFNNHASSLLRSSLGELTDEDARRVRRKTGGVDEEYAKDTGKYYEQIVMDDLNEHRERGGRRLEIHDQKAYFEAGAEDAAMQDISAPDAKATAARFDGQLQQWKLDIRTFEPPGETMRVSLDDMLDNMEQQKEQHPGNTLAELPGDVHKQLISCHAATDEFLQQFWQSISPSLEGRGGTAPTLPERARKAKQMLQVLARTDARMESIADAADAVLPGTGPLRAKP
- a CDS encoding uncharacterized protein (COG:E; COG:J; BUSCO:EOG09260OM6; EggNog:ENOG503NWE1), coding for MAAALLREALPSLDEPIVTYLDQYVQDAGEDDTVSIMDDVVQPMLESAVLSEPASSKARSALPALLEKLSALVAEREPVHDAERRGLTRLDKVIDMRDSAMSSTSRYDAGAGGMDLALGRSDRNRTTVDVKRLERQEAKTRAKLAKREQRDLYQSSKLVETAKKMASYEEMYLKVNPLESISTGAAKGKNKDIHLPNIDVSFGSNRILSNAELTMAYGRRYGLVGRNGVGKSTLLRHMAMRDVPIPTNISLLYVEQEITGDETSAVDAVLKADVWRERLLEEEGRLNTELQALEDAAQAAKEAAHEASQDNNALSRGSAVDLPTRQREHQRDELSARLGDVQAKLIEMEAETGPSRAAALLNGLGIVGADQQKPTKHFSGGWRMRLALARALFCQPDLLMLDEPSNMLDLNAIAWLEDYLVNEWKGTLLVVSHDRAFLNQVATDIVHMHSERLDYYKGDFDQFYETRDERRKNQMREYEANQQKRAHLQAFIDRWRYNANRAAQAQSRIKELERLPELEPPEKEVGEHFTLPETDKISPPLLQLDNVTFGYSRDRILLRNINFDVTMDSRIALVGSNGAGKSTLMKLLINQINPIEGDAKRNSRLRIGFFSQHHIDQLDLSVNPVAFLAARFPGRTEQEYRQHLGSFGITGTTGLQKIATLSGGQKSRVAFAQLSLMKPHVLLLDEPTNHLDIEALDALIDAINRWNGGVIVISHDERFINSCLKEMWVCENGTVYKFNGSVSEYKRVIVETNKRKLEEAMRNA